From Erwinia sp. HDF1-3R, one genomic window encodes:
- a CDS encoding general stress protein, producing the protein MAEHRGGSGNFAEDRKRASEAGRKGGKASGGNFKNDPKRASEAGEKGGRNSHGNRAKADDAS; encoded by the coding sequence ATGGCAGAGCATCGTGGTGGATCGGGAAATTTCGCTGAAGACCGTAAACGCGCATCAGAAGCAGGCCGGAAAGGGGGGAAAGCCAGCGGGGGTAACTTTAAGAATGACCCTAAACGTGCCTCTGAAGCGGGCGAGAAGGGAGGCCGCAACAGTCACGGTAATCGGGCAAAAGCTGATGACGCGTCGTAA